Proteins encoded together in one Ipomoea triloba cultivar NCNSP0323 chromosome 4, ASM357664v1 window:
- the LOC116017360 gene encoding putative disease resistance protein At1g50180, whose product MACVVVLSLMRTLELEFLQPLPRPILQQNQLIPCNKDLAQSLLNKLGSLMELFDENRMDGLEAIKDLETKLRDVASRIEDEIELQVVHLYEDEIQLEEEEHRIFEGIFDIFDGIVDKTFQPPGEEEEEEEEEEEVPQGEKSTHHCQSLNLHQRTTHHCQRLHQILHPLGGKSHPCLKFGRTLHRAVQDIDAVTQELAKAKEEYQLFKHHLQGGTKQPASLHVLPIPTHQGITIPDSSHTASHTKEIMVGKQDEFKIIKEKLIQHPSKQLEIVSIKGMGGIGKTTLAKKIYEDPSITSYFDKRAWIVASQHHNKRQMLLDLLGSKDNNANSSSNEDLALQLYQSLKRLRYLIVMDDVWSVEAWDALKTCFPDDGYGSRVLLTTRIGEVANHICTQNEFSHQMQLLEQSESWKLFNEKACKSRGAEFETIGRPVVEKCKGLPLTIIVVAGLFSKLNTLDEWKNTANAQHSR is encoded by the coding sequence ATGGCTTGTGTGGTTGTGCTTTCTCTTATGAGGACGCTTGAGCTTGAGTTCTTGCAACCTCTCCCTCGTCCAATTCTACAACAAAACCAACTCATCCCCTGCAACAAAGACCTGGCCCAATCTCTCCTCAACAAGCTTGGATCCCTGATGGAACTATTCGATGAGAATAGAATGGATGGTCTTGAAGCAATAAAAGACTTGGAAACAAAGCTCAGAGATGTAGCTTCCAGGATTGAGGATGAAATTGAACTCCAAGTAGTACATCTTTATGAGGATGAAATTCAACTCGAAGAAGAGGAACACAGAATTTTTGAAGgaatttttgatatttttgacgGAATTGTGGATAAGACATTTCAGCCACCgggagaggaggaggaggaggaggaggaggaggaggaggtgcCACAGGGTGAGAAAAGCACTCATCATTGCCAAAGCCTTAACCTTCATCAGAGAACTACTCATCATTGCCAGAGGCTTCATCAAATTTTGCATCCACTAGGGGGAAAATCACATCCTTGTCTCAAATTCGGTCGTACTTTGCATCGAGCTGTACAAGACATTGATGCCGTCACTCAAGAGTTGGCGAAAGCCAAGGAGGAGTACcagcttttcaaacatcatctACAAGGAGGAACAAAGCAGCCTGCCTCCCTTCATGTTTTACCAATACCTACTCATCAAGGTATCACCATTCCTGATTCTTCCCACACTGCTTCACACACCAAGGAAATAATGGTTGGAAAACAGGATGAGTTCAAGATTATAAAGGAGAAGCTAATCCAACATCCATCTAAGCAACTAGAAATTGTCTCCATTAAAGGTATGGGAGGTATTGGTAAGACAACATTAGCAAAGAAAATTTATGAAGATCCATCAATCACTTCCTACTTTGATAAGCGAGCATGGATTGTGGCATCGCAACATCACAATAAGAGGCAAATGCTCTTAGATCTTCTTGGTTCCAAAGACAATAATGCAAACAGCAGCAGTAATGAGGACCTAGCATTACAACTCTATCAAAGTTTGAAGCGTCTAAGGTACTTGATTGTGATGGATGACGTATGGAGTGTAGAGGCATGGGATGCTCTCAAAACTTGCTTTCCTGATGATGGATATGGTAGTCGAGTATTGTTGACTACTCGCATTGGTGAAGTGGCTAATCATATCTGCACCCAAAATGAGTTTTCTCATCAAATGCAATTGTTAGAACAAAGTGAGAGTTGGAAATTATTTAATGAAAAGGCATGTAAATCTCGCGGTGCTGAATTTGAAACCATTGGGAGACCGGTAGTTGAAAAATGCAAAGGACTGCCTTTAACAATTATTGTGGTTGCAGGCCTTTTTTCCAAACTCAACACTTTAGATGAGTGGAAGAATACTGCCAATGCTCAACATTCTAGATGA